In Mus caroli unplaced genomic scaffold, CAROLI_EIJ_v1.1 scaffold_5898_1, whole genome shotgun sequence, a single window of DNA contains:
- the LOC110288384 gene encoding LOW QUALITY PROTEIN: PRAME family member 12-like (The sequence of the model RefSeq protein was modified relative to this genomic sequence to represent the inferred CDS: inserted 1 base in 1 codon; substituted 1 base at 1 genomic stop codon), with the protein MSFKDPPTLQQLARRSLLKNEALTISALPNLPVQLFPPLFKDAFTSKQLKILSLMVAAWPFPLLPVGALSGIRHRETLKAVLDGLDLLMSQKDRPSRWNLQVLDLGNAHQDFWDGWAGLLHEVCSQNIFGKNQPVGNHPILGGKETMTIKMNRSLKCCCHSEYLNYLHWWAEQRKDAIQVICEKLEFTGIHCHQLRFLKFSYVASIQELAIKPTHWDIYKLELLARGLGQMKNLQKLIFMNIRKPPDLRDLEEARIVTEIFSEFSKLHKVQHLHLHKVYFLNERLDLMLRCFERPLETLAITHCRLSESDMRYLSQCPXIHQLKYLDMSYTTFKPISHRFLGSLLERLTATLHTLKLECFNLTDFQICDLLPGLSQCSQLTEVDFVENFFSMVSLKMLLQHTANLTQLTLEKYPAPVEVYDDRLCVIPDXFVQLCSELMNTLKCVRQPKQVYFVSMKSLPNYEYLIYNLEGMISSEQLRGHCWDLINGGQVSRDSLEL; encoded by the exons ATGAGCTTCAAAGACCCACCAACACTCCAGCAGCTGGCAAGAAGAAGTCTGTTGAAAAATGAAGCCTTGACCATCTCTGCTCTGCCAAACCTGCCTGTGCAACTCTTCCCACCACTCTTCAAGGATGCATTCACCAGCAAACAACTTAAGATCCTGAGTCTGATGGTGGCAGCATGGCCCTTCCCACTCCTTCCTGTGGGAGCTCTGAGTGGGATTCGTCACCGGGAGACCCTGAAAGCTGTACTAGATGGCCTTGATTTGCTGATGTCACAAAAGGATCGACCTAG CAGGTGGAACCTACAAGTGCTTGATTTGGGAAATGCCCACCAGGACTTCTGGGATGGATGGGCTGGATTACTTCATGAAGTCTGCTCTCAAAATATCTTTGGCAAGAACCAACCAGTGGGAAATCATCCCATCCTAGGGGGGAAAGAGACCATGACTATAAAAATGAATCGTTCCCTCAAGTGTTGCTGTCATTCTGAATACCTAAACTATTTGCATTGGTGGGCCGAGCAGAGAAAAGATGCAATACAGGTGATCTGTGAGAAGCTGGAGTTTACGGGCATTCACTGTCACCAACTGAGGTTCTTGAAGTTTTCTTATGTAGCCTCAATCCAGGAATTGGCAATAAAGCCCACACACTGGGATATATATAAACTTGAATTGCTAGCCCGTGGCCTGGGCCAGATGAAAAACCTCCAGAAACTCATTTTCATGAACATCAGGAAACCTCCTGACCTTAGGGACCTAGAGGAAGCCCGTATTGTTACAGAGATCTTTTCCGAGTTCTCCAAACTGCATAAGGTCCAGCATCTCCATTTGCATAAGGTCTACTTCCTGAATGAACGCCTGGACCTAATGCTCAG gTGCTTTGAGCGTCCATTAGAGACCCTTGCTATCACTCATTGCAGGCTTTCAGAATCAGACATGAGGTATCTGTCCCAGTGTC ACATCCATCAGCTCAAATACCTGGACATGAGTTACACCACCTTCAAGCCTATAAGTCATCGATTTCTAGGAAGCCTACTAGAAAGACTGACAGCTACTCTGCACACATTAAAATTGGAGTGCTTTAACCTCACGGACTTCCAAATCTGTGACCTTCTGCCTGGGCTGAGCCAGTGTTCCCAGCTCACTGAAGTCGATTTTGTGGAGAACTTCTTTTCCATGGTCAGCCTGAAGATGCTGCTGCAGCACACTGCCAACCTCACACAGCTGACCCTGGAGAAGTACCCTGCCCCTGTTGAAGTCTATGATGACCGTCTTTGTGTTATTCCAGACTGATTTGTACAACTTTGTTCTGAGCTTATGAACACACTCAAGTGTGTAAGGCAGCCAAAGCAGGTCTATTTTGTGAGTATGAAATCTTTACCTAATTATGAATACCTCATTTATAATTTGGAGGGCATGATATCTTCTGAGCAATTGAGAGgtcattgctgggatttgattAATGGAGGGCAGGTCTCAAGAGACTCATTAGAGTTATAG